From the genome of Spinacia oleracea cultivar Varoflay chromosome 2, BTI_SOV_V1, whole genome shotgun sequence, one region includes:
- the LOC110797673 gene encoding uncharacterized protein, which produces MMEPDTSFTEVDLKQEKFEDVKEEGNKFSCDLCDKEMVHKMALVLLEGLSTACVDNTTGDMFKSPGTVAAEIRKEMLNYLTERSESFVAESFLSDEGLEEGKPGQPSDIISDFSEDFAALKRNILSRVSGWLLSDMREDKIDDFVQEMELNSFWLLDRREAIAQTLLKNVDYKNEFHCNMKFKSEEELKQHRPRCGFRTVLCRNEGCSATFSAAQMEQHDSICPFKMLSCEQKCPEILMRREMDRHCITVCPMKLVNCPFYSIGCKATVPSCNIKEHCLDNIRSHLLYALQYHHKGVSAEDLAPRADQIEQNSFDRLVGMQGVRSFTNAVKNLDSKLGPFEVVKKKNLDNEKDTKDSNSEEPSSETENKLDFEQNPAEDTKPAGNMKGSDEKSDSEQSPSKVSKKDELCAEESTKPNTEQITVEKTKKLEFKLPTDGNTKEYQDSELDVIEDMENIRI; this is translated from the exons ATGATGGAACCAGATACATCTTTCACTGAGGTTGATCTCAAACAAGAGAAATTTGAAGATGTAAAGGAGGAAGGTAACAAATTTAGTTGTGACCTTTGTGATAAGGAGATGGTTCACAAGATGGCACTAGTTTTACTCGAAGGTTTATCAACTGCATGTGTTGACAACACGACAGGAGATATGTTCAAAAGCCCCGGCACTGTTGCTGCTGAGATAAGAAAGGAAATGTTGAATTATCTTACTGAGAGAAGTGAATCCTTTGTTGCAGAATCTTTTCTCTCAGACGAAG gtCTTGAGGAGGGAAAACCTGGGCAGCCATCTGACATAATTTCTGACTTCAGTGAAGATTTTGCTGCTCTCAAGAGGAATATATTGAGCCGGGTTTCTGGGTGGCTGCTTAGTGACATGAGAGAGGACAAAATTGATGATTTTGTACAAGAAATGGAATTGAACAGTTTCTGGTTGTTGGATAGGAGAGAAGCTATAGCACAAACTCTACTTAAAAATGTTGATTATAAGAATGAATTTCACTGCAATATGAAGTTTAAGTCTGAGGAAGAACTTAAACAACATCGCCCACGTTGTGGTTTTAGGACTGTGCTGTGTCGAAATGAGGGATGTTCTGCCACGTTCAGCGCTGCTCAAATGGAACAGCATGATTCTATCTGTCCTTTTAAGATGCTTTCTTGTGAGCAGAAATGCCCAGAAATCCTCATGAGAAGGGAAATGGACAGGCATTGTATTACTGTCTGCCCAATGAAGCTTGTAAACTGTCCCTTCTACTCTATTGGCTGTAAAGCTACCGTTCCTAGTTGTAATATCAAAGAACACTGTTTGGATAATATCCGTTCTCACTTGCTATATGCTCTTCAATATCATCACAAGGGAGTCTCGGCTGAGGATTTGGCACCCCGAGCTGACCAGATCGAACAG AATTCTTTCGACCGGCTGGTAGGAATGCAAGGTGTGAGGTCTTTCACAAATGCTGTCAAGAATCTTGACTCGAAGCTTGGGCCATTCGAGGTTGTAAAGAAGAAGAATTTGGACAATGAGAAAGATACCAAAGATTCAAATTCTGAAGAGCCTTCATCAGAAACCGAAAATAAATTGGACTTTGAACAGAATCCGGCAGAAGACACAAAACCAGCAGGAAACATGAAGGGTTCAGATGAGAAATCAGATTCTGAACAGTCTCCTTCAAAAGTCTCAAAGAAAGACGAACTTTGTGCAGAAGAGTCAACGAAACCAAATACTGAACAGATTACAGTTGAGAAAACGAAGAAATTGGAGTTTAAACTTCCTACAGATGGAAACACAAAGGAATATCAGGATTCTGAACTGGATGTGATTGAAGACATGGAAAATATCAGGATTTAG
- the LOC110797656 gene encoding auxin-binding protein ABP19a-like, which yields MNYFAILFTFSLLSIITFSHALVEDFCVADYTLPNGPAGYSCKDPAKVTFDDFIFKGLSAVGNTSNIYKSCVTPAFSSEFAAFNGLGLAMARLDFDIDGVVALHSHRTSEVLILTQGEIIAGFISTNNTAYYKRLKVGEIMVFPQSLLHFQLNVGKTPAVAIVTLNSAKPGLQFTDNSLFAGNLPVELVEKTMLLGAKQVKRLKKAFGGSMN from the coding sequence ATGAACTATTTCGCAATTCTCTTTACCTTTTCCCTTCTCTCCATAATCACATTTTCTCACGCACTCGTTGAGGATTTTTGCGTGGCGGATTACACTCTCCCTAATGGACCGGCAGGGTACTCTTGTAAAGATCCTGCTAAAGTCACCTTTGACGACTTTATTTTCAAGGGCCTAAGCGCCGTTGGAAACACCTCCAACATTTACAAGAGTTGCGTAACTCCGGCATTCTCCTCCGAGTTTGCGGCCTTCAACGGTCTAGGGCTCGCCATGGCAAGACTAGACTTTGATATAGACGGAGTTGTCGCGTTGCATTCTCACCGAACATCAGAAGTACTCATTTTAACCCAGGGAGAAATCATTGCTGGATTCATCTCTACAAACAACACTGCCTATTACAAGAGACTCAAAGTTGGTGAGATTATGGTTTTCCCACAATCACTCTTGCATTTCCAACTTAATGTTGGTAAAACTCCGGCCGTAGCGATTGTTACGTTGAATAGCGCAAAACCGGGACTTCAGTTCACTGATAATTCTCTCTTTGCTGGGAACCTCCCTGTTGAGCTTGTGGAGAAGACTATGCTTCTTGGTGCTAAACAAGTCAAGAGGCTTAAGAAGGCATTTGGTGGTTCTATGAATTGA
- the LOC110797674 gene encoding uncharacterized protein, with protein sequence MGKIKRKAKSLQSCSKKKKLNRDGSVAKGDEEDLGEKELNSVQNFSHLNVDEVKNGDDEVNLCGIPLSLTCKDAGAGAGVTFVLEKASLTLANIGKRYQILNSNEHAGYLRKKKMDPYKYRPDIVHEALNDIMNSRLSKGGRLKAVYIRTEDGVLIKVEPYAKIPSDLESFCSMMAELLQTLSIKAKGNRKKLLRVVANPVTKYLPPSSPKIGLSFSSEKAVELREHVSGINRDEDVVFVVGVMAHGKIECDYIEDLVSVSPFHLSAAMCLRIILIAMERKWSIL encoded by the exons ATGGGTAAAATCAAACGAAAGGCGAAATCTTTGCAGTCCTGCTCAAAAAAGAAGAAGTTAAATAGGGATGGGTCAGTAGCTAAAGGAGACGAGGAAGATCTTGGTGAAAAGGAGTTGAATTCAGTACAGAATTTTAGTCATCTGAACGTGGATGAAGTGAAAAATGGAGATGATGAGGTTAATCTATGCGGCATTCCATTGTCCCTTACTTGTAAGGATGCAGGAGCAGGAGCAGGCGTGACATTTGTTCTTGAGAAAGCTTCGTTGACCCTTGCCAACATTGGAAAA AGGTACCAAATACTGAATTCAAATGAGCATGCTGGTTATTTACGAAAGAAGAAAATGGATCCTTACAAATACAGGCCTGACATAGTCCACGAG GCGCTCAATGATATTATGAATTCCAGACTTAGTAAGGGTGGTAGGCTGAAAGCAGTGTACATCCGGACAGAGGATGGAGTTCTGATCAAAGTAGAACCATATGCTAAGATACCATCGGACTTAGAAAGTTTCTGCAGTATGATGG CCGAATTACTGCAAACACTCAGTATCAAAGCTAAGGGTAACCGCAAAAAGCTTCTGCGAGTAGTGGCCAACCCTGTAACCAAGTATTTACCTCCCTCGTCGCCTAAGATAG GTCTTTCATTTAGCTCAGAGAAGGCTGTTGAGCTACGAGAGCATGTCAGTGGAATCAATAGGGATGAAGATGTTGTCTTTGTG GTTGGTGTGATGGCTCATGGTAAAATTGAATGTGATTACATTGAGGACCTTGTATCAG TTTCCCCCTTTCACTTAAGTGCCGCAATGTGTTTGAGAATTATATTAATTGCAATGGAGAGGAAATGGAGCATATTgtga
- the LOC130467225 gene encoding uncharacterized protein translates to MVDRYPTFTMFNMSVKIMIWNVQGAGSQAFLTMIRELVRINKPTILALVETHISGETTQKVCDRIGFSGQFRVDAQGFRGGIWVFWREDLVKVRVLDSHTQHVTVEITKVGEAPWIFSAIYASPDSSIRRELWEALTIARNNFRGPWLLGGDFNDTTSMEERVGVGGAEMQRRCRNFANWIESNNLIDLNFARPKFTWARGETENTYKAARLDRFMCNDEWRLRFDQGAVRHLPKSNSDHCPIIVSSTGFAPIPASIKPFRFQAAWMNHAKFDKFVETNWDKSAPIVPFQSKFAERLSKWNREEFHNVFRKKSELWARIEGVQKRQAVKWERKWVKLEAKLRKELDEVLHEEEMMWFQKSRLEAIKDGD, encoded by the coding sequence ATGGTAGACAGGTACCCAACTTTCACTATGTTTAATATGTCAGTTAAAATTATGATCTGGAATGTGCAAGGAGCTGGAAGTCAAGCATTCTTGACAATGATACGGGAGCTAGTTCGAATCAATAAACCGACTATCTTAGCACTCGTGGAAACTCATATTAGTGGTGAAACGACGCAAAAGGTGTGTGACCGGATTggtttttcggggcaattccgAGTCGATGCACAGGGATTTAGGGGTGGTATTTGGGTTTTTTGGAGAGAAGATCTTGTTAAAGTCAGGGTCTTAGACTCACACACGCAACATGTGACTGTGGAAATAACGAAGGTGGGGGAAGCTCCATGGATTTTCTCAGCAATATATGCCAGTCCTGACTCATCAATTAGACGAGAGTTATGGGAGGCACTGACAATTGCTCGAAATAACTTTAGAGGACCCTGGTTGTTAGGAGGTGATTTCAATGACACCACCTCGATGGAAGAAAGGGTGGGCGTTGGTGGAGCAGAAATGCAGCGTCGATGCAGAAACTTTGCTAACTGGATTGAGTCGaacaatttaattgacttaaaTTTTGCTCGCCCAAAGTTTACGTGGGCAAGAGGAGAGACTGAGAACACTTACAAGGCAGCTAGACTTGACAGGTTTATGTGCAATGATGAATGGCGCCTTCGATTTGATCAAGGGGCTGTTAGACACTTACCCAAGAGCAATTCCGACCATTGCCCAATAATAGTAAGTTCGACTGGCTTTGCGCCAATTCCAGCTTCTATCAAACCATTCAGGTTCCAGGCAGCATGGATGAACCACGCTAAATTCGATAAGTTTGTAGAAACTAATTGGGACAAGTCAGCCCCCATCGTACCTTTCCAAAGCAAGTTTGCAGAAAGACTTAGTAAGTGGAACCGTGAGGAATTCCACAACGTTTTCAGAAAAAAATCGGAATTATGGGCAAGGATCGAGGGGGTCCAAAAACGCCAAGCTGTTAAATGGGAACGTAAATGGGTTAAACTCGAAGCTAAGCTACGAAAAGAGTTAGATGAAGTACTCCATGAAGAGGAAATGATGTGGTTCCAAAAGTCGAGACTGGAGGCGATTAAGGATGGAGACTGA